The Antarcticibacterium flavum genome contains the following window.
TTTCAAGGGATTATTTAGCTAATTTAGGTAGAAAAATCAGCAGATTATGATGCATCCCGATACTGAAGTACAATTCATTAGCGAAGAAATTGGATATGGCGTGGTAGCCAAAAAGTTTATCCCACGGGGCACCATTACCTGGGTTCAGGATGAGCTGGATCAAATCTATACGCCACAGCAGGTGGAGAAAATGAAGGATTTTTCCAAACAAATGATAGATAAATATACCTTCAGGAATAATCAGGGAAATTTCGTTCTCTGCTGGGATATCTCAAAATATGTGAACCACAGCTTTAAATCGAACTGTTTTTCTACGGCCTATGATTTTGAAATAGCGGTAAGAGATATACAACCGGGAGAAGAACTTACAGATGATTATGGATATCTTAACGTTACAGATGCTTTTAAAGCCAAAGATGAGGGAACATCAAGAACTACTGTGTACCCAGATGACCTTTTAAATTACCATGAGGAGTGGGACAGGATCCTGCAGGAAACGATCGCCTTTCTTCCGCAGGTGGATCAGCCATTAATGTCGCTGGTGAGCAACAAAATTCAGCAGGAGATAAAAATGGTGCTTAACGGGGAAAAACAAATGGAATCTATTTTAAGTGTATACTATCAGGAGGAAACAAAGATTCAGCAATCAAACTAGTTCTGTTCAGAAGGCCATAAATTTTTTGAATACTCAATATAAATGATAGCCACGAATGCACGAATAATTTTTGGTGGCAAACGGGATGGTTTTGTTTATCAGCAACGGAACATTCAAAAATTCTATGTAGAATAGCCGTATTCGTGTACGGGTTTTTTGCTGAAAATAAATAATCAAAATTTAAGATATGTTTCTTAGCATAACCCAACTTAGCCCTTATTTTTGCTGAAAAAACAAATTTGAATAATCCCATTTATATAAATTCTATTTCCACCATTTCGCCCCTTGGTGAGGAGAGGAAAGGGATATGGAATAATTACAAGTCTTCCAGCCATTTTATTACAAAAGCCAATTTTAACGGCGCCGGGGAATATGCAGGTTTTCTTCCAACCTGGCTTAAGCAGAAGGTTATAAGTTTAAGACAGGAAGATGAGTTAAAGAACGTGGACGAGACCGTCCTTTTTGCCGTTTATGCCTCTCGAAAATTGGCCGGGGAAAATGGCTGGAATAAAAAGGAAAATATTGGGATTAACATTGGCAGTTCCAGGGGAGCAACTGGATTGTTTGAAAAATACCATCGCTCCTTTTTAGAAAGCGGGAAAGCTGAAGTCCTGGCATCTCCTGCTACAACCCTTGGAAATATATCTTCATGGGTGGCGCAGGACCTGCAATCCAGCGGGCCTGAAATTTCCCATAGTGTGACCTGCTCTACCGGTTTACACGCTATTTTAAATGCCGTAGCCTGGCTACAGGCAGGAATGGCAGAGAAATTTCTGGTGGGAGGGAGCGAGGCTGCACTTACCCCCTTTACTATTGCCCAGATGAAGGCAATGAAGATCTATGCCTCACAAGATGCCGATTTTCCCTGCAGGGCCCTGGACCTTGAAAAAACAAGGAACACTATGATCCTGGGAGAAGCAGCGGGCGTGCTTGGTTTATCGAAAAGCCCCCGAACACCACTGGCAAGAATTGAAGGGATAGGTTTCGCTACAGAAAAATTAAAACACGCAGTATCCCTTTCTGCCAATGCAGATTGTCTTCAGAAATCAATGAAAATGGCGGTGGGAAACCAGCAGCTTTCAAATGTTGATGCAATTGTAATGCACGCCCCGGGCACAGTGAAAGGGGATATGGCCGAATTCAATGCTATAAGGTCCCTCTTTGGAAAACAATTGCCGGCATTAACCAGCAATAAGTGGAAAATAGGCCATAGTTTTGGCGCCTCAGGGATACTGAGTTTAGAACTTGCGCTATTAATGATGGAGCATCAGGAATTCATCGGGATCCCTTTCGTAAATGACTTTAATAAACCAAATAAGCTGGAAAAGATCCTGGTAAATGCCGTTGGATTTGGAGGAAATGCAGTGAGCATTTTGCTGAGCAGGGAATTTTAATTTCAAATTTTGAGGAAGACCCAATAAAAATCTTTTAAGCTGAAATATAAAGGAACGTTTTGTTTTAGCTATTTTTGATAATAAATACTTTTTTAAATGACTCTTAGACACAACTGGACAAAGGAAGAAATACTTGAGATCTATAATAAACCTTTTATGGACCTGCTTTATGAAGCAGCTAAGGTTCACAGGGAGCATCATGATCCAAACACGGTACAGGTTTCAACACTGCTTTCCATAAAAACAGGAGGATGTCCTGAGGATTGCGGGTATTGCCCACAGGCAGCAAGATATCATACCAATATTGAGGGAAATGATCTTATGAGTGTTAACCAGGTTAAAGCTCAGGCTTTACGTGCAAAGGCTTCCGGTAGTTCCAGGGTATGTATGGGAGCAGCCTGGAGAAACGTAAAGGATGGGGAGGAATTTGACTCTGTACTGGAAATGGTGCGTACTATCAATAAACTCGAAATGGAGGTTTGTTGTACCCTTGGGATGATCACAGAGAACCAGGCCCAGCGTTTGGCAGAGGCTGGATTGTACGCTTATAACCACAACCTTGACTCCAGTGAAGAGTATTATAAAGAGGTGATCTCAACCAGAGGTTACCAGGACAGGTTGGATACTATAGGGAATGTAAGGAAGACCAATGTGACCGTATGTAGCGGGGGTATTATAGGAATGGGTGAGAGCATTGATGACAGGGCAGGAATGCTGGTTGCTTTGGCTACTTTGAATCCGCAACCGGAGTCGGTACCTATCAATGCTTTGGTTCCTGTTGAGGGAACTCCAATGGAAGAACAACAACCGGTTTCTATTTGGGAGATGGTTCGTATGGTAGCGACCACCAGGATCGTAATGCCGGAGACCCAGGTAAGACTTTCTGCCGGGAGAGCGCAAATGAGCAGGGAAGGACAGGCAATGTGCTTCTTTGCCGGAGCAAATTCTATTTTTGCCGGGGATAAGCTCCTCACCACACCGAACCCTGATGTGAATGAGGATATGGAAATGTTCAAAGAACTGGGATTAAATCCGCAGAAACCATTTGTGAAGAAAGCACAGCCGGAATCTGTGGCAGCAAAGGATTCTAAATTTCAAAACCTCGGAGAAAAACCACGCTGGTCCCGTCCCGGCCATACAATTGAAAAGAACCTTGAAGCTCAAAAGAAAGCCAAGGCCAAGCTATAATTTAATAGATCCTCTACCGTGAAACTGAATTTAGCATCTATCCCACGGGTAAAAGGTATAAGCGGGGCACAATTCCGGGAGGAATATCTTAAACCCGGGAAACCTGTGGTATTTGAAGATCTAAGTGCAGGCTGGCCTGCAACGGAAAAGTGGAATTTTGACTATTTTCGGGAAAAAGCCGGTGAGATTGTAGTACCTCTCTATGACGGAAAGCCAGCCAAAGGCAGACAGAATTCTCACGGCCCTGCAATGAAGGTGAAGATGAAGGAATATATAGACATCCTTCAGGCAGGTCCTACAGATCTTAGAATGTTCTTTTTTAATCTACTGCAGAATTGTCCTGAACTTGTTGAAGATTTCCATTATCCGGACCTGGGAGTGAAATTCTTTAAAAAACTTCCGGTGCTATTTGTGGGTGGAGAAGGCGCTAAGGTTGTTATGCATTACGATATGGACCTGGCAAATAATTTTCATTTTAATTTTGCGGGGAGAAAGAAGGTGATCCTTTATCCGCCGGATCAGACAAAATATCTTTACAAGGTCCCGTACTCCATAGTAAGTATGGAGATCATAGATATGGATAACCCCGATCTAGAAAAATACCCTGCACTGGCATTGGCAAAAGGCTATGAAGTCATACTGGAGCATGGAGATGCCCTGTATATTCCCAGCAAATGGTGGCATTTTATTAAATACGAAACTCCCTGTTTATCCTTAACTTTGCGTTCGCTTCCCACCACCCCTGGAAAGATCCTGGAGGTACTTAATAACTTGATAGTTACCAGGAACTATGATAATTTAATGAGGAAGATCAAAGGGCAGGCGTGGATAGATTATAAGAATAAAAGGGCAATCCAAAGCACCCATAAATTTGCAGGAATTGACAAATAAATGATAGAATGAAATTAGCTGAAATTCCAAGGGAAAAGAAAATTTCAAAGGCCGACTTTATTGAGAAGTACTATAGGCCCCAAAAACCCGTGGTTATAGAGGAGCTTATCGAGGACTGGCCTGCTTATAAGAAGTGGGATCTGGATTATATCAAAGAGATCGCGGGAGAGAAGGAAGTGCCTTTGTACGATGACCGGCCAATAAGCTCTAAATATAAATTCAACGAGCCACATCTTAAAATGAAGATGGCAGATTATATTGATCTTTTAAGATCAAAGCCTACCAAGTACCGCATTTTCCTTTATCATCTAATGAAGGAGGTGCCGGCGCTTCAAAAGGATTTTTTCTATCCTAAGATTGGTCTCAACTTTATTAAACAACTGCCAATGTTGTTCTTTGGAGGGGAGAACTCTACCGTTTTTATGCATTACGACATAGATTTTGCCAATATTTTTCATTTTCATTTTCATGGCAAAAAGGAATGTATCCTCTTTGCACCTTCACAAACCAGGTTTCTCTATAAAGTTCCACATGCTTTGATCTCCCGCCAGGATATCAACTTTAACAGTCCCGACTACAACAAGTTCCCAGCCCTTAAGATGGCAGAGGGTTATATAACTGAATTAAAACACGGGGAAGCCCTTTATATGCCTGAAGGTTACTGGCACCAAATGACATATCTCACCCCGGGGTTTTCAATGAGCCTGCGTGCAGCACCACGAACCCTTACTAATTTATCCAAAGCGGTTTACAACCTTGCCTTTATGCGGTATTTTGATAATTATATGAGAAAGTTGAGGGGTCAAAAGTGGATAGATTACAAGAATGAGCAGGCAATTGTGAAAACCCACAAGAAGAATAAAATTAAGGTATAAGACTGCTCACCGCTTCATAAACGAAATTTGATTCGTAACCCTTCCGAAGCAAAAAATCGGCTAGTTTTTTTCTCTTCTTAAATGGATCACTTTCTTTTATGAGTCGGAGTTTTTTCTCTGCGACTTCGTATAAGGTCTTTTGATAATCCTTTTCTTCGATTTCACTAAAAGCTAATTTTATAATGGGGGCGGATATCTCCCTTGCCTTTAGCTCCTGCTTTATTTTGATCCTTCCCCATTTTTTTATCCGGAATTTTCCCCGCACGAAATTCCTGGCAAAGCGTTCCTCGTTTAGAAAATCTTCCTGCATAAGCTGTATGATGATCTGTTCCTGTGCAGCCGGGATCATTCGCATTTCGCGTAATTTTTCTTCCACCTCCTTATGCGACCTGTCTCTGTATGCACAGTATTGCATAAGTTTGATGGTAGCCTCTTTTACGGTGTAGGATTTTTGGTCCTGGTTTGATTTCATCTATTCAAAGATAAATATTTCCTCAAGAGAGCGTCAAGCCTAATGCGTGTAAAATACTGAAATTTCCTATTGAGGATAACTTGCCTGAATTACCAGTTTATTCCCTTTGGATGTAAATCTTTTGGCATTTTTACTTTCTTCTGAAGGGACTGTGGAATCCAGAATGTTTATTCCGGGAAAGGATGCTTCAGGAAGTTCGAGCACCAGGGTCCAGGTAGGATCCTTCTGAAGAATCTCAATGTTCAGCCTGCCTTCTTTTTTGGTATAAAAAATATCCAATTCATTTTCTGCAATATGAACATTTTCAAGCGAGGCCTCATCCCAGGAAGAGGGCATAAGTGGAGTGATAGTCACCCTTTTTTCAGAAGCCTTGGGATCTACTCCAAAGAACTGTTTTATAATTGGTACTGCAAAGCTGTAGATGTTCCAGGCCTGTACCACCATCCCGTAATCGGGGCTAACCTCGTACATACTTCCCGGCAGGGCATAGCTAAAGCTCCTTGTCATTCGCTGCAGGTAATCCAGGGCCTTATCAGGATTTCCGTAGTTGTTTTCAGCTATTGCCTGCACTCCTGTAGGTAAGGTCATAACGGCTCCGGTATAGGAAAAGGCTTTGCTGCCTTTAAAAGAACCTTCATCTGTGCCCGCAAGGGAATCCCGGTCTATTCCGGTTACAAAGACCCCAAAGGGGTTTACGAATTTCTCTGCAGTGGAGAGCGCCTTTCTTGCCTGCGTGGTATCTGCGATCTTCATCTCCATAGGAGTGTTCACTACCCAGTTGTGATGTAACACGAAAGGCTTGGCCTCTATGGAAGGGTTTTCCTCTATAAATTTCCTTGTTTGTTGGAGCTCTTTTACCGCCCAGGGTTTATGGAGAGTATCTGCTCTTACAATGGCATCTTCTATTAGCCTTAGGGCCTGTTCATCTGTTCCAATGAAATCGGCAAAGGAGTTATGATCTTCAGACCAGAATTGGGTTCTTATTTTCTCTTTCAGTAAACCGGCGATACTGTCATATTGTTTTGAAGCAGGTGTTTTATCCAGTTCAGCAGCCATTTTAGAGGCGTCTGCAAAGGCTTTTTGGGTATAGGCAGCCACATCTATCATTTCGCTGTCAAGTCCGTGGATTTCCATCATTCCGAAGCCATCAGGAAACAGGTTCTTGTTCTCATCTTTTTCTGTAAGCAGCCAGTCCAGTCCTTTT
Protein-coding sequences here:
- a CDS encoding cupin-like domain-containing protein, which gives rise to MKLAEIPREKKISKADFIEKYYRPQKPVVIEELIEDWPAYKKWDLDYIKEIAGEKEVPLYDDRPISSKYKFNEPHLKMKMADYIDLLRSKPTKYRIFLYHLMKEVPALQKDFFYPKIGLNFIKQLPMLFFGGENSTVFMHYDIDFANIFHFHFHGKKECILFAPSQTRFLYKVPHALISRQDINFNSPDYNKFPALKMAEGYITELKHGEALYMPEGYWHQMTYLTPGFSMSLRAAPRTLTNLSKAVYNLAFMRYFDNYMRKLRGQKWIDYKNEQAIVKTHKKNKIKV
- a CDS encoding SET domain-containing protein codes for the protein MMHPDTEVQFISEEIGYGVVAKKFIPRGTITWVQDELDQIYTPQQVEKMKDFSKQMIDKYTFRNNQGNFVLCWDISKYVNHSFKSNCFSTAYDFEIAVRDIQPGEELTDDYGYLNVTDAFKAKDEGTSRTTVYPDDLLNYHEEWDRILQETIAFLPQVDQPLMSLVSNKIQQEIKMVLNGEKQMESILSVYYQEETKIQQSN
- the bioB gene encoding biotin synthase BioB, coding for MTLRHNWTKEEILEIYNKPFMDLLYEAAKVHREHHDPNTVQVSTLLSIKTGGCPEDCGYCPQAARYHTNIEGNDLMSVNQVKAQALRAKASGSSRVCMGAAWRNVKDGEEFDSVLEMVRTINKLEMEVCCTLGMITENQAQRLAEAGLYAYNHNLDSSEEYYKEVISTRGYQDRLDTIGNVRKTNVTVCSGGIIGMGESIDDRAGMLVALATLNPQPESVPINALVPVEGTPMEEQQPVSIWEMVRMVATTRIVMPETQVRLSAGRAQMSREGQAMCFFAGANSIFAGDKLLTTPNPDVNEDMEMFKELGLNPQKPFVKKAQPESVAAKDSKFQNLGEKPRWSRPGHTIEKNLEAQKKAKAKL
- a CDS encoding beta-ketoacyl synthase N-terminal-like domain-containing protein, whose translation is MNNPIYINSISTISPLGEERKGIWNNYKSSSHFITKANFNGAGEYAGFLPTWLKQKVISLRQEDELKNVDETVLFAVYASRKLAGENGWNKKENIGINIGSSRGATGLFEKYHRSFLESGKAEVLASPATTLGNISSWVAQDLQSSGPEISHSVTCSTGLHAILNAVAWLQAGMAEKFLVGGSEAALTPFTIAQMKAMKIYASQDADFPCRALDLEKTRNTMILGEAAGVLGLSKSPRTPLARIEGIGFATEKLKHAVSLSANADCLQKSMKMAVGNQQLSNVDAIVMHAPGTVKGDMAEFNAIRSLFGKQLPALTSNKWKIGHSFGASGILSLELALLMMEHQEFIGIPFVNDFNKPNKLEKILVNAVGFGGNAVSILLSREF
- a CDS encoding regulatory protein RecX — its product is MKSNQDQKSYTVKEATIKLMQYCAYRDRSHKEVEEKLREMRMIPAAQEQIIIQLMQEDFLNEERFARNFVRGKFRIKKWGRIKIKQELKAREISAPIIKLAFSEIEEKDYQKTLYEVAEKKLRLIKESDPFKKRKKLADFLLRKGYESNFVYEAVSSLIP
- a CDS encoding cupin-like domain-containing protein, which encodes MKLNLASIPRVKGISGAQFREEYLKPGKPVVFEDLSAGWPATEKWNFDYFREKAGEIVVPLYDGKPAKGRQNSHGPAMKVKMKEYIDILQAGPTDLRMFFFNLLQNCPELVEDFHYPDLGVKFFKKLPVLFVGGEGAKVVMHYDMDLANNFHFNFAGRKKVILYPPDQTKYLYKVPYSIVSMEIIDMDNPDLEKYPALALAKGYEVILEHGDALYIPSKWWHFIKYETPCLSLTLRSLPTTPGKILEVLNNLIVTRNYDNLMRKIKGQAWIDYKNKRAIQSTHKFAGIDK